In one window of Malassezia japonica chromosome 9, complete sequence DNA:
- the SMC4 gene encoding Structural maintenance of chromosomes protein 4 (COG:D; EggNog:ENOG503NTYH), producing MDPDASRGGAGPSAVPATPASAKTPARARMMQTPGRMLSNPFATPARRTALQTPGRTVSRPVRTPAAPAPPQQRLVIHKLILQDFKSYAGRQEIGPFHKSFSSVVGPNGSGKSNVIDALLFVFGWRANKMRQGRLSELIHNREGIAAPPQCTVEVWFREIVDTPDSEAFTVVPNSRLIVARTAMRNNTSQYTINGKRSSFTEVTALLKQRGIDLDHKRFLILQGEVESIAQMPPKAKTEHEEGLLEYLEDIIGTSDLKQPIQEHAQAVDSANEARSEKLHRVKIVQREMDLLEPKRRAAEQYLRDHNALMRHQSALWQKFMWQSRNTLAAATAEHTALDAHFEAESQKHSHAKEASASLQTELDALHAAGTELEKKVQALAKDLAREEKQHVELSARSKLLNGKRKKLATSLADGRSSASEARDAAQQAGEELEQILAELAAHESSLEREQAALQTMCEGLESKTRVFNDAIEEKQQELAPWAAKIQERTAARNVAQQERELLAGRGDEVAQRRIDAEERLGDLEREAEERRAEMERLTTEHESLSDKAADDAEMIESMRLQEDKLRIKAQTAKRAAEDAIASVESNQSQNEVLNSLMRQSELGLLQGLHGRLGSLGTIPDRYDRAVSTACRALNDILVESVEAGQQSIEHLRKHNVGRARFLVLEKVKENTKGMAPITTPENVPRLYDLITCKDPRYARVFYSELGDTLVAKDLAQATRIAYGKRRWRVVTEDGQLIDKSGTMSGGGGKPRQGLMSSKLSAGEISREQAARLQKDAQLAQQELESHSRSLQQLVAMHSASEQRGPEIQRKLAMLEMDVQAGEQRVADATQHLKALQSAPDRNDSDEARIAELDEELDEHASALAELEATSGAIEQAIRELQEQILEVGGVELRTLQSKVEGAREKIQLATERQAKVELAKSKAENELKRFEKTHASSEEQLQAIDAELEELQQKISAQETATDAARKELDTARYDADEKSEARKELQGQLDEHTDSLRVFRKLEVETKQKREDLRRRVAEHEKQLRTWEEKHAQLELHDVPEAEQEAEQEGDQSEQDEQEGEQAATKAEDEGEAEDVARSASATPHASLRPESTHLEELEEAALEALDAHATEAAMSELEARMAAHPINIDILDEYRKTEETFLSRARDLEQTTEARDQAQQQFEALRKERLERFMAGFSQISMKLKEMYQTITLGGNAELELVDSLDPFSEGIIFSVMPPKKSWKNISNLSGGEKTLSSLALVFALHAYKPTPLYVMDEIDAALDFRNVSIIANIIKERTRGAQFIIISLRNNMFELSSRLVGVYKTANCTKSLAIDNTDLHAPAVPPSPAKVLASPTKASGTHAPLL from the exons ATGGAcccggacgcgtcgcgcgggggggcggggccgagcgccgtgccggccacaccggcgtcggccaAGACGCCAGCACGCGCGCGTATGATGCAGACGCCGGGACGCATGCTCTCGAATCCGTttgcgacgccggcgcgccgcacggccctGCAGACGCCGGGCAGGACCGTCTCGCGtccggtgcgcacgccggccgctccggcgccgccgcagcagcggctgGTCATTCACAAGCTCATTTTGCAGGACTTTAAGTCGTATGCGGGCCGCCAGGAAATTGGGCCGTTTCACAAGTCCTTTTCGAGCGTCGTGGGGCCCAACGGCAGCGGAAAGAGCAACGtgatcgacgcgctgctctttGTCTTTGGCTGGCGCGCGAACAAGATGCGCCAGGGGCGCCTGAGCGAGCTGATCCATAACCGCGAGGGCATCGCGGCCCCGCCCCAGTGCACGGTGGAGGTGTGGTTCCGCGAAATCGTCGACACACCCGACTCGGAGGCGTTTACCGTTGTGCCAAACAGCCGCCTGATTGTGGCACGCACCGCGATGCGCAATAACACGTCGCAGTACACAATCAACGGAAAACGCTCGTCATTCACAGAAGTCACGGCGCTTCtcaagcagcgcggcaTCGACTTGGACCACAAACGCTTCCTCATCCTCCAGGGCGAGGTCGAAAGCATCGCACAGATGCcgcccaaggccaagaCGGAGCACGAGGAGGGGCTCCTCGAATATCTCGAGGATATAATTGGCACAAGCGACCTCAAGCAGCCGATCCAGGAACACGCACAGGCAGTCGACTCCGCCAATGAGGCCCGCTCAGAGAAGCTGCACCGCGTCAAGATTGTGCAGCGCGAAATGGACCTCCTCGAGcccaagcggcgcgccgccgagcagtACCTGCGCGACCACAATGCACTGATGCGACACCAGTCGGCCCTATGGCAAAAGTTCATGTGGCAGTCGCGCaacacgctcgccgccgccaccgcggagcacacggcgctcgacgcgcactTTGAGGCCGAGTCGCAAAAGCACAGCCACGCCAAAgaggcctcggcgtcgctccaaaccgagctcgacgcgctccacgCAGCCGGCACGGAGCTCGAAAAAaaggtgcaggcgctggccAAGGACCTTGCACGCGAGGAAaagcagcacgtcgagctcaGTGCGCGCTCCAAGCTGCTGAACGGAAAACGCAAAAagctcgcgacgagcctcgccgacggccgctcAAGCGCGTCGGAAGCACGGGATGCCGCACAGCAGGcgggcgaggagctcgagcagatccttgccgagctcgccgcgcacgagtcgtcgctcgagcgcgagcaagCGGCTCTGCAGACCATGTGCGAGGGGCTCGAAAGCAAGACGCGCGTGTTTAACGATGCGATCGAGGAAAAgcagcaggagctcgcgccgtGGGCCGCCAAGATCCaggagcgcacggccgcgcggaATGTCGCAcagcaggagcgcgagctgctggccgggcggggcgacgaggtcgcACAGCGCCGTATCGATGCGGAAGAGCGCTTGGGggacctcgagcgcgaggccgaggaacGG cgtgccgaaATGGAGCGCCTCACGACCGAGCACGAATCGCTCTCGGACAAGGCCGCGGACGATGCAGAGATGATCGAG TCGATGCGCCTGCAAGAAGACAAGCTGCGTATCAAAGCACAGACGGCCAAGCGCGCGGCAGAGGACGCGATCGCATCAGTGGAGTCGAATCAGTCGCAGAACGAGGTGCTCAACAGCCTTATGCGCCAGTCAGAGCTGGGCCTCTTGCAGGgcctgcacggccgcctcggTAGCCTTGGCACGATTCCCGACCGGTACGACCGGGCGGTgagcacggcgtgccgtgccTTGAATGATATCCTGGTCGAGTCTGTCGAGGCAGGTCAGCAGAGCATCGAGCACCTGCGCAAGCATAatgtcggccgcgcgcgtttCCTTGTCCTGGAAAAGGTCAAGGAGAACACCAAGGGCATGGCGCCAATCACCACGCCAGAGAACGTGCCCCGCCTCTATGACTTGATTACGTGCAAGGATCCGCGGTACGCGCGCGTCTTTTACTCGGAGCTGGGCGATACGCTCGTCGCCAAGGACCTCGCACAGGCGACCCGCATCGCGTacggcaagcgccgctgGCGCGTCGTCACCGAGGATGGCCAGCTGATCGACAAGAGCGGTACCATGTCGGGCGGAGGCGGCAAACCGCGTCAGGGCCTCATGTCCTCCAAGCTGAGCGCGGGCGAAAtctcgcgcgagcaggcTGCGCGTCTCCAAAAAGACGCACaactcgcgcagcaggagctcgagagcCACAGCAGatcgctgcagcagcttgTTGCAATGCacagcgcgagcgagcaGCGTGGTCCCGAGATCCAGCGCAAGCTTGCGATGCTCGAGATGGACGTGCAGGCTGGCGAGCAGCGTGTCGCCGATGCAACGCAGCACCTCAAAGCGCTGCAGTCTGCACCGGACCGCAacgacagcgacgaggcgcgcatcgccgagctcgacgaggagctcgacgagcacgcctccgcgctggccgagctcgaggcgacgaGTGGTGCGATCGAGCAGGCAatccgcgagctgcaggagcagatcctcgaggtcggcggtgtcgagctgcgcacgctccaaAGCAAGGTcgaaggcgcgcgcgaaAAGATCCAACTCGCTACCGAGCGTCaggccaaggtcgagctcgccaagtCCAAGGCGGAGAACGAGTTGAAGCGCTTCGAGAAGACGCatgcgtcgagcgaggaACAACTGCAAGCGATCGATGCAGAGCTCGAAGAACTCCAGCAAAAGATCAGCGCGCAGGAAACGGCGACCGATGCGGCacgcaaggagctcgacacggcgcgGTACGATGCGGACGAAAAGAGCGAGGCACGCAAAGAGCTGCAGGGGCAGCTCGACGAACACACCGACTCGCTCCGTGTCTTTCGCAAGCTCGAGGTGGAGACCAAGCAGAAGCGCGAGGACCTCAGgcgccgtgtcgccgagcacgaaAAGCAGCTGCGGACGTGGGAGGAGAAACATGCCCAGCTCGAACTGCACGACGTGCCCGAGGCAGAGCAGGAGGCGGAGCAAGAAGGCGACCAAAGCGAGCAAGACGAGCAAGAAGGAGAGCAAGCGGCCACCAAGGCCGAGGATGAGGGagaggccgaggacgtGGCCCGCTcagcctcggcgacgccccacgcctcgctgcgccccgaGTCGACGCACCTCGAAGAACTCGAAGaagccgcgctcgaggcgctcgatgcaCACGCCACCGAGGCGGCCATGTctgagctcgaggcgcgcatggcCGCGCACCCCATCAACATCGACATTCTTGACGAGTACCGCAAGACCGAGGAGACGTTCCTCTCGCGTGCCAGGGACCTGGAGCAGACGACCGAGGCACGCGatcaggcgcagcagcaattcgaggcgctgcgcaaagagcgtctcgagcggTTCATGGCGGGCTTTTCGCAAATCTCGATGAAGCTCAAGGAGATGTACCAGACGATCACGCTGGGCGGCAatgcggagctcgagctggtcgacaGCCTTGATCCGTTCAGCGAGGGCATCATCTTTAGCGTGATGCCGCCCAAGAAGAGCTGGAAGAACATCAGCAACCTGAGCGGTGGCGAAAAGACGCTGAGCAGTCTCGCGCTGGtctttgcgctgcacgcctACAAGCCCACGCCGCTCTATGTCATGGACGAGATCGATGCTGCGCTGGATTTCCGCAATGTGTCGATTATTGCCAACATTATCAaagagcgcacgcgcggcgcccagtTCATCATCATTTCGCTGCGCAACAACATGTTTGAGCTGTCGTCGCGCCTCGTGGGTGTGTACAAAACGGCCAACTGTACCAAGAGCCTGGCGATCGACAATACGGACCTAcatgcgccggccgtgcccCCGTCGCCAGCCAAGGTGCttgcgtcgccgaccaagGCGAGCGGAACGCACGCACCGCTACTGTAG
- a CDS encoding uncharacterized protein (BUSCO:EOG092624RX; EggNog:ENOG503NXFM; COG:F) — translation MRAVFAAPLRRCAAAPIRRAQMSARRGIQMEGRPGPLPSSPPPPPPKVNKATRRAVARSITLVALFGGACFGVYCMDSRAGVHRYVFAPMLQLFTDPESGSKFAVKVLKWGLGPRDCGVDDEVLHTELFGKKISNPIGLAAGFDKQAEAIDGLFDLGFGLVEVGSVTPEPQPGNPLPRMFRLPLDAAVINRMGFNSEGHAAVEQRLNERLQGWVVRVLAAGRALVTDLGMEEVQRDPTQLARAQLFAAYPGADTALLDRFGVPRSLKQDRLLSINLGKNKTSREDSVTDYVEGVQRLGPYADMIVVNVSSPNTPGLRRLQRRSVLEGLLRDVVRARDGVVKAAPEGAALPLLVKVAPDLSETELHDVSDAAENTGIDGIIVSNTTISRPAGLLSHEYVHEAGGLSGPPVKPLALHALSTIHARNRGKIPLIGCGGISCGQDALDFAKAGASAVQLYTALAYQGAGLPRRIKDEVTEILRAEGKTWAQVVGTAVPKGEPETYAPDPIKNVGLFPGAQDAFDRSVVSVRNELEHLRTSLHAPASHHDTEHRRAVPFHVDAQDTEYIDLLDKVHRVLDDTPHFHEDGVHRLGLPQRASSVPEHILATASEQHLTQGEVLHQAVHDATHVDVPGQTKPSGAPATTPSGLRAPKDQKLSSPVLQQANAFRDADKHRVI, via the coding sequence ATGCGTGCCGTTTTCGCTGCccccctgcgccgctgcgctgcggcgcctatccggcgtgcgcagatgagtgcacgccgcggcatcCAGATGGAGGGCCGCCCGGGCCCCCTcccgtcgtcgccgccgccgccgccgccaaagGTGAacaaggcgacgcgccgtgcggTCGCACGTTCCATCACGCTCGTTGCGCTGTTTGGTGGTGCATGCTTTGGCGTGTACTGCATGGactcgcgcgcgggcgTGCACCGCTACGTCTTTGCACCGATGCTCCAGCTGTTTACCGACCCCGAGTCGGGCTCCAAGTTTGCGGTCAAGGTGCTCAAGTGGGGCCTCGGTCCGCGGGACTGCGGCgtggacgacgaggtgctgcaCACGGAGCTATTCGGCAAGAAGATCTCGAACCCGAtcggccttgcggcggGCTTTGAcaagcaggccgaggcgatcgacgGCCTGTTTGACCTCGGCTTTGGCCTCGTGGAAGTCGGCTCCGTGACGCCGGAGCCGCAGCCCGGCAAcccgctgccgcgcatgTTCCgcctgccgctcgacgccgcggtgATCAACCGCATGGGCTTCAACTCGGAGGGCCACGCGGCCGTGGAGCAGCGCCTGAACGAGCGCCTCCAGGGCTGGGTCGtccgcgtgctcgccgccggccgtgcgctcgtgACGGACCTCGGAATGGaggaggtgcagcgcgacccgacgcagctcgcgcgcgcgcagctcttTGCGGCGTACCCGGGCGCAGAcaccgcgctgctcgaccgcttcggcgtgccgcgcagcctGAAACAGGACCGCCTCCTGTCGATTAACCTCGGCAAGAACAAGACGAGCCGCGAGGACTCGGTCACGGACTACGTCGAGGgcgtccagcgcctcgggccGTACGCCGACATGATCGTCGTAAACGTCAGCAGCCCCAACACGCcgggcctgcgccgcctgcagcgccgcagcgtgctcgagggcctcttgcgcgacgtggtgcgtgcgcgcgacggcgtcgtcaaggccgcgccggagggcgccgcgctcccgCTCCTCGTCAAGGTCGCGCCGGACCTGTCCGAgaccgagctgcacgacgtGTCGGACGCGGCAGAGAACACGGGCATCGACGGTATCATTGTGAGCAACACGACCATCTCGCGCCCGGCCGGCCTGCTCTCGCACGAGTACGTGCACGAGGCGGGCGGCCTGAGCGGGCCCCCGGTcaagccgctcgcgctccacgcGCTCTCGACGATCCACGCGCGCAACCGCGGCAAGATCCCGCTGatcggctgcggcggcatCTCCTGCGGccaggacgcgctcgactttgCCAAGgcgggcgcgagcgccgtgcagctGTACACGGCGCTGGCGTACCAGGGCGCGGGCCTCCCCCGCCGCATCAAGGACGAAGTGACCGAGATCCTGCGTGCCGAAGGCAAGACCTGGGCGCAGGTCGTCGGCACCGCGGTGCCCAAGGGCGAGCCGGAGACCTACGCGCCGGACCCGATCAAGAACGTCGGTCTTTTCCCtggcgcgcaggacgcgttCGACCGCAGTGTCGTGAGCGTGCGcaacgagctcgagcacctgcgcacctcgctgcATGCCCCGGCGTCGCACCACGACACggagcaccgccgcgcggtgccGTTCCATGTGGACGCGCAGGATACCGAGTACATTGACCTCCTCGACAAGGTgcaccgcgtgctcgacgacacgccgcaCTTCCACGAGGACGgcgtgcaccgcctcggcctgccgcagcgcgcgtcgagcgtgccggaGCACATCCTGGCGACCGCCAGCGAGCAGCACCTCACCCAGGGCGAGGTCCTGCACCAggccgtgcacgacgcgacgcacgtcgacgtccCGGGCCAGACGAAGCCGTCGGGTGccccggcgacgacgccgtCGGGCCTGCGTGCGCCCAAAGACCAGAAGCTCTCGAGCCcggtgctgcagcaggccaACGCGTTCCGCGACGCGGATAAGCACCGCGTGATTTAG
- the lsm8 gene encoding snRNP Sm proteins (EggNog:ENOG503P6PA; COG:A) — MSSLQGYMEQQVLLVTQDGRVLVGNLRGYDALGSLVLSECVERIFSRDAGVEEVPLGVYILRGDSISLVGDLDLERDRKTDWASLTAEPIPVTKHT; from the exons ATGTCCTCGCTGCAAGGCTACATGGAGC AGCAAGTCCTGCTCGTGACGCAGGACGGGCGTGTGCTCGTGGGCAATCTGCGGGGgtacgacgcgctgggCTCGCTCGTGCTCTCGGAGtgtgtcgagcgcatctttagccgcgacgcaggcgtCGAAGAAGTGCCGCTGGGCGTGTATATCCTGCGTGGCGACAGCAT ATCCCTTGTCGGCGACTTGgatctcgagcgcgaccgcaAAACGGACTGGGCGTCGCTGACGGCCGAACCGATCCCCGTGACCAAACACACCTAA
- the ERG6 gene encoding sterol 24-C-methyltransferase (COG:H; EggNog:ENOG503NTY3) yields MSLTTSNQQLRNNEGIADYTKFWQSDSRKDSETDQANRLDQYTSVVNGYYDGATDLYEYGWGMNFHFARYYPGEAFYQALARHEHYLAFMMQLRPGMRVLDVGCGVGGPAREIARFAGVNIVGVNNNAYQVERARRYTEKAGLSDQIEFVKGDFMNLKEQFGPNSFDAVYAIEATCHAPTWEGVYGEILSVLKPGGIFGLYEWCMTDNYDGSNPEHRRIAHGIELGDGIPEMRSIVQARNALKTVGFQIEVDEDLADKGDKIPWYYPLEGDIRKVQTAWDLVMCWRMTWFGKFTTQNAVKILERFGLVPKGTYDVGESLKVAADALVAGGQTKLFTPMMFFVARKPQ; encoded by the exons ATGTCTCT CACCACTTCCAACCAGCAGCTCCGCAACAACGAGGGCATTGCCGACTACACCAAGTTCTGGCAGAGCGACTCGCGCAAGGACTCTGAGACGGACCAGGCGAACCGTCTGGACCAGTACACCTCGGTGGTGAACGGCTACTACGATGGTGCGACGGACCTGTACGAGTACGGCTGGGGCATGAACTTCCACTTTGCGCGCTACTACCCCGGCGAGGCCTTCTACCAGGCGCTGGCCCGCCACGAGCACTACCTTGCCTTTATGATGCAGCTGCGTCCCGGCatgcgcgtgctcgacgtgggCTGCGGTGTCGGTGGCCCTGCGCGCGAGATTGCCCGCTTCGCCGGCGTGAACATTGTTGGTGTGAACAACAATGCGTAccaggtcgagcgtgcccgCCGCTATACCGAAAAGGCCGGTCTCTCTGACCAGATCGAGTTTGTAAAGGGCGACTTTATGAACCTCAAGGAGCAGTTTGGCCCCAACAGCTTCGACGCTGTGTACGCGATCGAGGCGACGTGCCACGCCCCCACCTGGGAAGGCGTCTACGGCGAGATCCTCTCGGTGCTCAAGCCCGGCGGTATCTTTGGTCTGTACGAGTGGTGCATGACCGACAACTACGACGGCTCGAACCccgagcaccgccgcaTTGCCCACGGCattgagctcggcgacggtATCCCCGAGATGCGCTCCATTGTCCAGGCGCGCAATGCGCTCAAGACGGTCGGCTTCCAGATCGAGGtggacgaggacctggCCGACAAGGGCGACAAGATCCCCTGGTACTACCCTCTCGAGGGCGACATCCGCAAGGTGCAGACTGCGTGGGACCTGGTGATGTGCTGGCGCATGACGTGGTTCGGCAAGTTTACCACGCAGAACGCGGTCAAGATCCTCGAGCGCTTTGGCCTCGTCCCCAAGGGCACCTACGACGTGGGCGAATCGCTGAAGGTCgctgccgatgcgctcgtcgccggtgGCCAGACCAAGCTCTTCACCCCCATGATGTTCTTTGTCGCTCGCAAGCCCCAGTAG
- a CDS encoding uncharacterized protein (COG:Z; EggNog:ENOG503P6VU): protein MVCAKCEKTLSKTATTDPFRNRNAAGFLVPSGSAARPGTARGVGVPAPGGRKVGENKLLSKSARFSPLDAKCKLCKQRVSQERAAYCQACAYKKGLCAICGKQILDTSRYKQSS, encoded by the exons ATGGTGTGTGCCAAGTGCGAAAAGACGCTGTCCAAGACAGCGACGACGGATCCCTTT CGCAACCGCAACGCGGCCGGATTTCTCGTGCCGAgtggctcggcggcacggcccggcactgcgcgcggcgtaggcgtgcccgcgccgggcggaCGCAAGGTCGGCGAGAACAAGCTCCTGTCAAAGTCTGCGCGCTTCTCTCCCCTGGATGCCAAGTGCAAGCTGTGCAAGCAGCGCGTGtcgcaggagcgcgcggcctaCTGCCAGG cgtgcgcgtaCAAAAAAGGGCTGTGTGCTATCTGTGGCAAACAGATCCTGGATACCTCGCGCTACAAGCAGTCTTCATAG
- the ASF1 gene encoding Histone chaperone asf1 (BUSCO:EOG09264COX; COG:B; COG:K; EggNog:ENOG503NXBX) codes for MSIVHLQNVEIINSKARFSDPYIFKVTFECISPLEDDIEWKLIYVGSAESEEYDQELDSCMVGPVPVGVNSFEFEAEAPSPEKIPATDLLGVTVILLTASYKDAEFIRVGYYVNNAYESEEMREDPPEEVQLDKVCREVLASKPRVTRFNINWSDPSQPIKAPEEAQEANAQTTEVEETVETTPNPSISADTAADVAASSFVPLAS; via the exons ATGTCGATTGTGCACTTGCAAAACGTCGAGATTATCAACAGCAAGGCGCGCTTCTCTG ACCCGTATATCTTCAAGGTGACCTTTGAGTGCAtctcgccgctcgaggatg ACATCGAGTGGAAGTTGATCTACGTCGGATCCGCCGAATCGGAAGAGTACgaccaggagctcgacagCTGCATGGTCGGGCCGGTGCCGGTGGGCGTAAACTCGTTCGAgttcgaggccgaggcgccgtcgccggaAAAAATCCCGGCGAccgacctgctcggcgtgacGGTGATCCTGCTCACCGCGTCCTACAAAGACGCCGAGTTTATCCGGGTGGGGTACTACGTGAACAATGCGTACGAATCAGAGGAAATGCGCGAGGATCCCCCGGAAGaggtgcagctcgacaaggtctgccgcgaggtgctcgcgaGCAAGCCGCGCGTGACGCGCTTTAATATCAACTGGAGCGACCCCAGCCAGCCGATCAAGGCGCCGGAGGAGGCCCAGGAGGCCAATGCACAGACGACCGAGGTCGAAGAGACCGTCGAGACGACCCCGAACCCGTCCATCAGCGCAGACACGGCGGCAGACGTCGCTGCGAGCTCGTTCGTTCCCTTAGCGTCCTAG
- the DUS4 gene encoding tRNA-dihydrouridine(20a/20b) synthase [NAD(P)(+)] (COG:J; EggNog:ENOG503NV32): protein MSADAPLALPPHHLLTAFPEINVCAPMVRYSKLPFRALVAQYDTQITTTPMILASEFSRNQQARDADFSTNAEERGVFTMRPDYGYMRKGDAPVRVRGALVCQLAASTPAPLADAAELISPFVDGVDLNCGCPQAWAYSEQIGSYLLRQPETVRDMVRAIKGRLGDGYCVSVKIRVDSDLRNTDALVRNALHAGASMITVHGRTRHQPSASHPVDLDAVKFAIDAANACGLHTARGTAPGDGWIFGDGGAGGIVPTVVNGDIWTKDDAQHWRAATGARGAMSARGLLANPALFSGHEKTPPAAVAAFAEKAIATGLPVALFQEHPQPGRVDLL from the exons ATGTCGGCGGACGCGCCcctggcgctgccgccgcaccATTTGCTCACTGCCTTCCCTGAGATCAATGTGTGTGCGCCGATGGTGCGCTACTCCAAGCTGCCGTTccgcgcgctggtcgcGCAGTACGACACGCAGATCACGACGACGCCCATGATCCTTGCCAGCGAATTTAGTCGGAaccagcaggcgcgcgacgccgacttTAGCACCAATGCAGAAGAGCGCGGCGTATTTACGATGCGGCCCGACTATGGATACATGCGCaaaggcgatgcgccggtgcgTGTACGTGGCGCGCTCGTGTGCCAGCTGGCAGCCAgcacgcccgcgccgctcgccgacgccgccgagctcatCAGCCCGTTTGTAGACGGCGTCGACCTCAACTGCGGGTGTCCCCAGGCGTGGGCATACTCCGAGCAGATTGGCTCCTacctgctgcgccagcCCGAGACGGTGCGCGACATGGTCCGTGCCATCAAAGGGCGCCTGGGCGACGGATACTGCGTCAGTGTCAAGATCCGCGTCGACAGCGACCTGCGCAATACGGATGCGCTTGTGCGCAATGCGCTGCATGCTGGCGCCTCGATGATTACCGTACacgggcgcacgcggcacCAGCCCTCGGCGTCGCATCCGGTCGACCTGGACGCGGTCAAGTTTGCGATCGATGCGGCGAACGCCTGCGGTCTGCACACTGCACGCGGCACTGCGCCCGGCGACGGCTGGATCTTTGGGGATGGCGGTGCGGGCGGCATTGTGCCTACCGTCGTCAACGGCGACATATGGACCAAGGACGACGCACAGCACTGGCGTgcggcgaccggcgcgcgcggcgcgatgagcgcgcgcggcctgctTGCGAACCCC GCGCTCTTTTCCGGGCACGAAAAGACCCccccggcggccgtggccgcgTTTGCGGAAAAGGCCATTGCGACGGGCCTGCCTGTGGCGCTGTTCCA AGAGCATCCCCAGCCGGGCCGAGTCGATCTACTTTAA
- a CDS encoding uncharacterized protein (EggNog:ENOG503P9TS): MKNQLQDAARVRASIGSSKEAKCALDDSNETCWTVELGSPSTSAAATLTCVLSAPIAISTLQALQCTFAGGFAPIRVVSMAGFTAPDAPKDVAWVDLHEAYPADGNMAQRFAYDAAHVQTRLAAQEHAEAACTHLGVRLEGSTDGFGRVIVYSLGIYDA; the protein is encoded by the exons ATGAAAAATCAGCTGCaggacgccgcgcgtgtGCG AGCCTCGATCGGGTCCTCGAAGGAGGCCAAGTGTGCGCTGGACGACAGTAACGAGACGTGCTGGACGGTGGAGCTG ggctcgccgagcacgtcggcagcagcgacgcTCACCTGTGTGCtgagcgcgccgatcgccaTCAGCacgctccaggcgctgcagtgCACGTTTGCCGGCGGATTCGCTCCGATTCGCGTCGTGTCGATGGCGGGCTTTACAGCGCCGGATGCGCCAAAAGACGTCGCGTGGGTCGATCTCCACGAAGCGTACCCCGCCGACGGCAACATGGCCCAGCGTTTTGCGtacgatgcggcgcacgtccagACGCGCCTGGCCGCACAAGAACACGCAGAGGCCGCGTGTacgcacctcggcgtgcgcctcgaAGGGAGTACAGATGGATTCGGGCGCGTTATCGTGTATAGCCTAGGGATATATGATGCATAG